In the Ctenopharyngodon idella isolate HZGC_01 chromosome 4, HZGC01, whole genome shotgun sequence genome, one interval contains:
- the LOC127510947 gene encoding apoptosis facilitator Bcl-2-like protein 14 isoform X2, with translation MDQEHSNGDVQIPSADSPEFRLLKAYARKRRPMDTRLKQDIPERETSSAEPNEVLKKAKRLKKKRFSFFLKCIKPKTDDTPEPQPAMLEGSDDGNVDEMENMVSELTEISDSVHFTPCELETDGPGDGDGEDVVERLAELLRIHGDELNEKIKADKALNEALQSSFKYGFFKKVMDVFCRSVSSELPTEQKDQKVNVALICEATNQLYGINYHPMNRVLGFGAKYLQDTGYSNWISRNIQCNGEVGDESIEEVQ, from the exons AT GGATCAGGAGCACAGCAACGGTGATGTCCAGATTCCTTCGGCGGACAGTCCGGAGTTCAGACTCCTCAAGGCGTACGCCCGCAAGAGACGGCCCATGGACACCCGTCTGAAGCAGGACAtcccagagagagagacatcTTCAGCAGAGCCAAATGAAGTACTCAAGAAAGCAAAAAGACTCAAAAAGAagagattttctttcttcttgaaATGTATTAAACCCAAGACAGATGACACGCCTGAACCACAGCCAGCGATGCTTGAAG GTTCAGATGATGGGAATGTGGATGAAATGGAAAACATGGTCAGTGAATTGACAGAGATATCAGACTCTGTGCACTTCACTCCATGTGAACTAGAAACAGATGGTCCTGGTGATGGTGATGGTGAGG ATGTTGTGGAAAGGCTGGCGGAGCTCCTCAGAATACACGGCGATGAGCTGAATGAAAAG ATTAAGGCAGACAAGGCCTTAAACGAAGCGCTGCAGTCCTCTTTCAAGTATGGCTTCTTCAAGAAAGTGATGGACGTTTTCTGTAGAAGTGTCTCTTCGGAACTGCCAACAGAACAGAAAGACCAGAAAGTCAACGTCGCTCTGATTTGTGAAGCCACCAATCAGCTCTATGGCATCAACTACCATCCAATGAACCGCGTACTGGGCTTCGGTGCCAAGTATCTTCAGGATACAGGATACTCCAACTGGATTAGCAGAAACATACAATGTAAT GGAGAAGTTGGAGATGAATCCATAGAGGAGGTCCAGTAA